One window of the Chloroflexota bacterium genome contains the following:
- a CDS encoding DMT family transporter, whose translation MIGELAALATSLAFSFGSTFLTLGGRRVGSMILNRTRLLIAIIFLSITHWITLGTPLPLQAGSHRWLWLGLSGVVGLVLGDIFLFQAFVWIGPRLSMLMMSLAPIIATFLAWLFLGEQMGWVQFLGIGLTLAGVAWVVLERNGANKTANPDYARGILYGLGGAVGQAAGLVLAKPGVSGEFSPISANLIRMISAAVVLWTITIIQRQAKETVQTIYRNRRGLLFILLGSFAGPFLGVSFSMLAIQNSEVGVASTLMALPPVFLLPISYFVFKERYGWGAIVGTLIAISGVAVLFLV comes from the coding sequence ATGATTGGTGAACTTGCAGCTTTGGCCACATCGTTGGCCTTTTCTTTTGGATCAACTTTTCTCACCCTTGGCGGACGCCGCGTTGGCTCGATGATTCTCAATCGCACGCGGTTGTTGATCGCGATTATTTTTCTCAGCATCACGCATTGGATTACGCTGGGTACTCCGTTGCCGCTTCAGGCCGGATCGCACCGCTGGCTATGGCTGGGGCTTTCCGGTGTGGTTGGCCTGGTACTGGGCGATATTTTTCTCTTTCAGGCCTTTGTGTGGATCGGGCCGCGTCTCTCTATGCTGATGATGAGCCTTGCGCCTATCATTGCCACATTTCTGGCCTGGCTGTTCCTTGGCGAACAAATGGGCTGGGTGCAGTTTTTGGGCATTGGGTTAACTTTGGCCGGTGTGGCCTGGGTGGTGCTGGAGCGTAACGGTGCCAATAAAACCGCCAACCCCGATTATGCCCGCGGCATTCTCTATGGCCTGGGCGGTGCGGTTGGGCAGGCTGCCGGGTTGGTGTTAGCAAAACCTGGCGTGAGTGGCGAATTCTCGCCCATCTCAGCTAATCTCATTCGCATGATCAGCGCCGCAGTAGTGCTCTGGACGATCACTATCATACAGCGCCAGGCCAAAGAGACTGTACAAACCATCTACCGCAATCGCCGCGGTTTGCTTTTCATTTTACTGGGTTCCTTTGCGGGGCCATTTCTGGGAGTTTCGTTTTCGATGTTGGCGATTCAGAATTCCGAAGTCGGCGTTGCCAGCACCCTGATGGCCCTGCCCCCGGTCTTTCTACTGCCGATCAGCTATTTCGTATTCAAAGAGCGCTATGGTTGGGGGGCCATTGTTGGTACACTTATCGCTATTTCGGGGGTGGCGGTGTTGTTTTTGGTCTGA